One segment of Rhizobium leguminosarum DNA contains the following:
- a CDS encoding glycosyltransferase family 4 protein encodes MLMNALTDGNRVATRNAAATVRHYVPGGCENGGGIGRLVGYISNTAKEAGETHLVTDTRGPRWSSVASPVRLLGAVLMMAKDRIIAPARIHHIHVAGRGSTARKLILTEAARLLGCSHILHLHDYDYASDFAARSPRQQMLVRRMFQHADQVVALGQRDRVTLTTLLGVEARRVVVIGNCVPDPGPRNVHVGEMPLIIFLGRLSERKGVQELLLALSHPIMKELRWRAVLAGDGPVEDYRRQAAAMGLSDLVKMPGWLGADEAQALCTRADILVLPSHAEGLAMAVVEGLAHGLAVVTTRVGAHGEVISDGETGVFVPVGDKDALAAALAKLVTDPEVRNYLSAKARAHYLNNFSMKAYMRSLDKLYDAISAQPQTTAGER; translated from the coding sequence ATGCTGATGAACGCGCTCACGGATGGGAATCGGGTAGCGACGCGCAACGCAGCAGCAACCGTCCGCCACTACGTCCCGGGCGGCTGCGAAAACGGTGGCGGAATTGGCAGGCTGGTCGGTTATATATCGAACACCGCGAAGGAGGCCGGCGAAACACATCTCGTCACCGACACCAGAGGGCCTCGGTGGTCCTCCGTTGCGTCGCCTGTGCGTCTGCTCGGCGCCGTCTTGATGATGGCGAAGGACCGTATAATTGCTCCGGCACGCATTCACCACATTCATGTCGCGGGTCGCGGCAGCACCGCAAGAAAACTGATCCTGACCGAGGCTGCCCGTCTCCTCGGGTGCTCTCACATATTGCACCTGCACGACTACGACTACGCGAGCGACTTTGCCGCACGCTCGCCACGTCAACAAATGCTTGTACGCCGGATGTTCCAACATGCCGACCAGGTCGTGGCACTGGGCCAGCGCGACCGCGTGACGCTAACGACGCTTCTCGGCGTGGAAGCGCGCCGCGTCGTCGTCATCGGCAATTGTGTTCCCGACCCCGGGCCGCGCAATGTTCATGTCGGCGAGATGCCGTTGATCATATTTCTCGGCCGGCTGAGCGAACGCAAAGGCGTTCAGGAGCTTCTGCTTGCCTTAAGTCATCCGATCATGAAGGAGCTCCGGTGGCGAGCCGTGCTGGCAGGCGACGGACCTGTGGAAGACTACCGGCGCCAGGCTGCCGCTATGGGACTTTCGGATCTGGTGAAAATGCCGGGCTGGCTTGGCGCCGACGAGGCGCAAGCCTTGTGCACACGGGCAGATATCCTGGTCTTACCTTCGCATGCCGAGGGCTTGGCAATGGCTGTGGTCGAAGGGCTTGCCCATGGGCTCGCCGTCGTCACCACGCGCGTCGGCGCGCATGGCGAAGTCATCTCCGACGGTGAAACCGGCGTCTTCGTACCTGTCGGAGACAAGGATGCCCTGGCTGCGGCGCTGGCTAAGCTCGTCACCGACCCGGAAGTCCGCAACTATCTGTCGGCTAAGGCCCGCGCTCATTATCTCAACAATTTCAGTATGAAGGCTTACATGCGATCGCTGGACAAACTCTACGACGCTATCTCCGCGCAACCTCAAACAACGGCTGGTGAACGATGA
- a CDS encoding glycosyltransferase family 4 protein, giving the protein MKALLLVSELEDYTIAFASGVARHAHVVLAVPRRRYAHLAPWIDPAVDLHLMDWPRHRSLSNPWFLHQLTRLIRQERPNVIHLLSNSTLWLNFAAPFWRPIPIVTTVHDVEVHPGDSDTRTLPAWAPQLMVRQSGHVVVHGEGLKRMVLERYSKSPDCVHVLSHPAIHRYAELARRHKMARRGADGTLRVLLFGRIFAYKGLEHLIRAEAMLKDLLPNLRITVAGRGDDPWIFQPLMGDAGRYDIRNRFIEDMEVAQLFLDADIVVLPYTEASQSGVLNLAAAFGKPVIVTDVGELRATVLPNGLGMVVPPGDVEQLARAIWTLAENNELRSSFGTSALAWATGPNSPQQVGAQAAAVYRKVVGAC; this is encoded by the coding sequence ATGAAGGCGCTGCTGCTGGTTTCCGAACTGGAGGACTACACCATCGCCTTCGCTAGCGGCGTTGCGCGACACGCGCACGTCGTCCTAGCGGTTCCGCGCCGGCGCTACGCACATCTTGCTCCATGGATCGATCCGGCTGTCGATCTGCACCTGATGGACTGGCCAAGGCACCGCTCGCTCTCCAATCCCTGGTTCCTGCACCAACTCACACGTCTTATCCGGCAGGAGCGGCCGAACGTCATTCACCTTCTGAGCAACTCGACGCTCTGGTTGAACTTTGCCGCGCCGTTCTGGCGCCCGATCCCGATCGTGACCACCGTCCATGACGTGGAAGTGCATCCCGGCGATTCCGACACCCGCACGCTGCCCGCCTGGGCTCCCCAATTGATGGTGCGGCAATCGGGTCATGTCGTCGTCCATGGCGAAGGGCTGAAACGAATGGTCCTCGAGCGATATTCAAAATCGCCTGATTGTGTCCATGTCCTGTCGCATCCCGCCATTCATCGCTACGCGGAACTCGCTCGGCGGCACAAGATGGCGCGGCGCGGCGCAGATGGAACTTTGCGCGTTCTGCTTTTCGGACGGATTTTTGCTTACAAGGGATTGGAGCATCTGATCCGTGCCGAGGCGATGCTCAAGGACCTGCTCCCCAATCTACGCATCACGGTCGCTGGCCGCGGCGATGATCCGTGGATCTTCCAGCCCCTTATGGGGGACGCCGGCCGCTATGATATTCGCAACCGCTTTATCGAGGATATGGAGGTCGCCCAGCTCTTTCTGGATGCCGATATCGTTGTCCTTCCCTATACGGAAGCCTCTCAAAGCGGCGTCCTCAATCTTGCCGCGGCATTTGGCAAACCGGTTATCGTGACTGATGTTGGCGAATTGCGAGCCACCGTTCTGCCAAACGGACTGGGAATGGTGGTTCCACCGGGAGATGTGGAGCAGCTCGCGCGGGCCATCTGGACATTGGCGGAAAATAACGAGCTCAGAAGCAGTTTCGGGACCAGCGCGCTTGCATGGGCTACAGGTCCGAATTCGCCTCAACAGGTCGGAGCACAGGCTGCGGCCGTTTATCGTAAGGTGGTCGGGGCATGCTGA
- a CDS encoding glycosyltransferase family 2 protein produces the protein MERPTFSVLINNYNYGRFVERAIDSALSQEASNVEVIVVDDGSSDQSRSVLDGYDKRVTVLFQENQGQAAAINAAVKLSSGDILCFLDADDWWAPGKLSATAAAFHSNPQASLVYHRLQPTQTDGSPAFKPIPRTLCSGNLSPRLARSAGWWPFPMTSAIAVRRSAWDAAGDIPEQFRMSADAWLTGIYPFLGGVVALSDPLGFYRIHNNNWYRPVDDAAMLRRRMAHWQATVEATNRFLSAHDLAGRLRLTDHYPYRVASARLQGADTRTRFRLAVEGLFFAGEPNLLRRTRDALRTACDLPRLGQDVGVSESAR, from the coding sequence ATGGAGCGGCCGACATTCAGCGTCCTTATCAACAACTACAACTACGGTCGCTTCGTCGAACGAGCGATTGACAGCGCCTTGAGCCAAGAGGCGTCCAATGTCGAGGTAATCGTCGTCGACGACGGCTCGAGCGATCAGTCGCGCTCTGTTCTCGACGGCTATGACAAGCGGGTGACGGTGCTTTTCCAGGAGAACCAGGGACAGGCCGCCGCCATAAATGCTGCTGTGAAGTTAAGCAGTGGCGACATCCTCTGTTTTCTCGACGCCGATGACTGGTGGGCGCCAGGTAAGCTGTCGGCAACAGCCGCTGCTTTCCACTCCAATCCTCAGGCATCGCTTGTTTATCACCGACTTCAGCCAACGCAGACCGATGGTTCTCCAGCCTTCAAGCCAATCCCTCGGACCCTGTGTTCAGGAAATTTGTCGCCACGGCTCGCCAGATCGGCTGGTTGGTGGCCCTTCCCGATGACATCAGCTATCGCTGTAAGGCGTAGCGCGTGGGATGCTGCAGGGGATATTCCCGAGCAGTTCCGCATGTCTGCAGATGCCTGGCTCACAGGCATCTACCCATTTCTGGGGGGCGTTGTCGCCTTGTCGGATCCACTCGGGTTCTATCGGATTCACAACAACAATTGGTATCGGCCAGTCGATGACGCCGCCATGCTGCGAAGGCGGATGGCCCATTGGCAGGCTACCGTTGAAGCGACGAACCGGTTTCTTTCTGCGCACGATCTGGCGGGAAGGCTGCGTCTGACCGATCACTATCCGTACCGGGTGGCCTCAGCCAGGCTGCAGGGCGCCGATACACGCACTCGGTTCAGACTTGCTGTGGAAGGGCTCTTTTTCGCCGGAGAACCAAACTTGCTGAGGCGGACGCGTGATGCATTGCGCACAGCCTGCGACCTGCCTCGACTTGGTCAGGATGTCGGCGTGTCGGAGTCGGCACGATGA